The genomic segment AGTGGTACGAAGGCGTTCGCTCAGACATTGGCCAATGTTGCGCAGCACATGATCACCGGCATCATGGCCCAGTGTGTCATTCACCAGCTTGAAATGGTCGATGTCCATCACTACCAGCGCAAACCCGCTGCCGTTGCGTTCGCATTCGGCAATCGTGCGGGCCAGGGTGGACTGGAAATTAGCCCGGTTAGCGAGGCCGGTCAGGGCATCGGTCTGGGCCATGTCCACCAGCCGTTGCTCAGCCTCCTCCCGGCGCTCCTCGTACATATGCATGAACACTTGCATCAGCACGCCGCACAACACCATGTTCAGCAGATCAATCATGCCGTGGGCGGTACCGACGGTTTCCAGGAAGAAGTAGTAGACAACAAGCCCGACAACCATGAACGGCACGCTCAGGATCATGCCTTCGCATTTACCCAGCAGCAAATAGGCCAGCACCGGCATCATCAACACCCAGACAAACGCCGCGATGGAGGCGTCCGGCAACAACATGATGACAATAAAGAATGAGAAGATGGCCACCAGGTAGGCGTAGATCCACTGCTGCAGGTGGGGCGTGGTCTTCAGCCGTTGCGCGCCGAAGAACAGAAGGCCGCTGGCAAGCAGTTCAATGGCAGACACCCAGGGGAATCCGTTGAAAAACTGAAGCACAGCAAACACCACCAGTGCGGAACCGGTGACAAAAAACAGTAATCTTGCGAGTGTACGGCGGTGATTGTCCCGCAAACCGGAGCGGCTGTGTTCCAGCGCCGCGCCCAGATCGGGATGCTTTGGCGTATTCATGCTGACTCTTCCCTGGATCAGTCTCAGAGTATAGCCCTTGAAGACTGGTTGTAAAATAAGCAATCGGTATTCAAGGGCCGGGGGTTAGAACCGATCAGACGTACAGGTTCTTTCTGGAGAAACGCTCCACCAGTGGCTGATAGGCAGAGCCCAACAGGCGGTTGATGGCATCAATACCCCAGGCATCCGGGCCCACCAGGATGCGGGATTCGTTCTTCAGAATGCCTTTGACGATGATTTCGGCCGCCTTGTCCGGGGTGGTCATGGCCAGCTTGTCGAAGCCCTTACGCTGGGCGTCGGCGTTTTCGGACTTGCCCATACGAGCGGCGTTGGCAATGTTGGTACGAATGCCACCCGGGTGCACACAGCTGACATGCACGGGCTGGTTCTCCAGCTTCATTTCCTGGCGCAGGGATTCGGTGAAGCCACGAACGGCAAACTTGGCGGCGTTATAGGCGCTTTGCTTGGGCACACCAATCAGGCCAAATACGCTGGAGATGTTCACCACGTGGCCGTCGCCGGAGGCGATCAGATGAGGCAAAAAGGCCCGTGTGCCGTGGGCAACGCCCCAGAAA from the Marinobacter sp. LQ44 genome contains:
- a CDS encoding SDR family NAD(P)-dependent oxidoreductase — translated: MKDLKNKVAVVTGAGSGIGRALAHALAARGCRLALSDVNEAGLAETVATLDKNRVKTYRLDVSDRDEIYAHAEQVKADFGQVNLVINNAGVALSATVREMTDDDFKWVMDIDFWGVAHGTRAFLPHLIASGDGHVVNISSVFGLIGVPKQSAYNAAKFAVRGFTESLRQEMKLENQPVHVSCVHPGGIRTNIANAARMGKSENADAQRKGFDKLAMTTPDKAAEIIVKGILKNESRILVGPDAWGIDAINRLLGSAYQPLVERFSRKNLYV
- a CDS encoding GGDEF domain-containing protein; this translates as MNTPKHPDLGAALEHSRSGLRDNHRRTLARLLFFVTGSALVVFAVLQFFNGFPWVSAIELLASGLLFFGAQRLKTTPHLQQWIYAYLVAIFSFFIVIMLLPDASIAAFVWVLMMPVLAYLLLGKCEGMILSVPFMVVGLVVYYFFLETVGTAHGMIDLLNMVLCGVLMQVFMHMYEERREEAEQRLVDMAQTDALTGLANRANFQSTLARTIAECERNGSGFALVVMDIDHFKLVNDTLGHDAGDHVLRNIGQCLSERLRTTDSVGRLGGEEFGLILRDVKPADAFELMDELRERIAGRELRYGEAGIRVTASFGIAQWPDHGQDAETLFCVADRCLYTGKRAGRNRVAPAGPIHRERSEKTVAGGTV